Proteins from one Oncorhynchus masou masou isolate Uvic2021 unplaced genomic scaffold, UVic_Omas_1.1 unplaced_scaffold_3851, whole genome shotgun sequence genomic window:
- the LOC135534708 gene encoding uncharacterized protein LOC135534708 gives MPKKDNKKDKKGGKPEPEKQKEEVKTGKDDRKKGGKEDKKGGKKGKEEPPTKGQKEDKKGKDKGKAKKEESEEEFLSEEEEEEEEEENSDDDRGRGRGGKSAKGKSHGRRGDEDEEYEEEEDEEDEDEDDRERKKKSKDGRHHKDKGGKGEEKNKKKEKRKKEEPPQPPVKELPKKGLKNVSRMFLRFSGVRRRRNSRKKMGGASRLFMGLGKRLRKNRENKVKKKTRRESILKNTSKFMIRFNHSKKVKKLKEAKEKEEKDGGKKQSYMLIRLGRGTEGQEKKVGFFNGLFRKKTANGAPDFKAQSHLLGQVAGATNWLTKRFISTKHRQSAMGGLGWAGGGQRSGFGRQGGGVHSRQVSTRGQQAQRDRTYGYQNGGYQHDDDGDDVYEYTEGYDQQVMGGYDPRGVAGAGGYQRRSVKAHGGHGYGCGHTGYDDQEDPYGQQQVAGGWGDQGYYYDDTGEYYDVPSQDLGYYEDEPGLYDDGGGYYDDQQGLYDDEGCEYYDPYQQQQQQQSYYDNQVAMGGYYGQLPMGMYGEEGRAMEYYDPMGAGQEYDEYGNLYDEQMIMDPQWGHYDNGMQVQGGFYDDGMGVYEEMMMGGRGGGGLYQDYQLHYSEKGLPFPDFSYNAYNSQQPGTQMPYGYDPMGGEIPLQGAEMDFRVPRPQVRLFGKERLDVPPAPFPPPPLPGHNDNILSEIQYEEQDMSRMSPQQQLLAQQQNMMSQQQQMMEQQQLLMSQLTTPQEQTMSPHGMMMLPKQQMMDDMMMQQQQQMMSPHDTMMSQQQPMMSPQQQMDNIMMQQQLHMMSRQQGMMSPHNMMMSPQQQMMSAQQQTMDDIMMQQQLHMMSQQQQMMSPHDMMSPQQQMMSERMPQAPTAMLIKQHNAPNGMASPPFPDDDVTPAADDIPASLPPGLTPAHPQPLPIPPAIHERLTSPRPETLCSPQEDVSPLILHGLTPLPASTTPAPTPPFPGPLPPSPPVSSHLPRESMIRRSPPPPPRLHMQSYASPLLTLSLPFGGGSPLERGKSSAALLPPPPPSSLPRRASRPASPQVRTRPRDSIHLPPSSPISMRASPSPSRRSFSPAPRPASPTLSHHSTRLLRQGETPLVRPRFGGRGPVPMGTVRPSPMGRRGRPIAPTQNVPPFRASVRSNHTALTLSPRLSPRLTHHPSPKIGHRPPLSHRESGRYLPGRPVGRGRPLIKRQSIRGPGMAPPSPQPSLKCYPPLSPHLSHRPSSPHPSIRASPLLPRAPSPDPYSDSYAQDPYGHSEQFVPSSPMLQGALQNQTLRNASFTSPRLRPMSPYAQQVPEYAQPSSPMLQGALQNQQLRNASFTSPLQQPMSPYAQDMGGYEDPMMPSSPMLQGALQNQQLRNASYTSPLQRPMSSYGSMGGYDEPLPPSSPMLGNALQNQALRGASFGSPALQRRGNPYGPVVTKYDYHSEPGPSPLLHNALQNANMTNASFGTPMLQRRGGNPFGPIVPDYHGALQNPQMRQMVQSRGGLLPLRSPYGPLQPEPRFGNSLQNHKVHGTIVTDPPNLAAALMNTALKTSSYTLPDGTIAIGPQQQKNPNLSAALSNPYLKSASYTLPDGTIIIDPRKPVSPSLGRALQNPAMMNTSYTLPDGTIRDPNAPISPNLSSALNNPHLKSASYTLPDGSIIIDPRKPRSPNLLAALSNPYLKTISYELPDGSIIIDPRKPTSPNLSSALLNPAMRNASYALEGTVITDPNAPISPNLSSALMNPHLKSASYTLPDGSIIIDPRKPRSPNLLAALQNPYLKSVSYELPDGSVIIDPRKPRGPDLSGALSGALSQNQDLINQKRYRLGDGSLVIPGQKPRLGVALMNQNMRKVDYRLGDSGALSVRPTNPRLSEALQENRDLLSPNRYRLPERNMLMRKFGNPYLDEALQNTQHLRYASYRLPPGLQGQDNRYAVVPPYGPRSGHWAGNARSGQEGDDVWASERVLPHGTVQNLTKWSMYHEVMESEGITPAAPGKLGGTGEPDWNPNREGEPNSWYEKIYSIRCIPTVPHRLKPWAYGMEDMTQMEELNETTVLMNLKKRYDQELIYTYIGSILVSVNPYKMFNMYGTDVVLQYEGRGIADNPP, from the exons ATGCCGAAGAAAGACAACAAGAAAGACAAGAAAGGAGGCAAGCCGGAAcctgagaaacagaaagaggaggTAAAGACAGGGAAGGATGACAgaaagaagggaggaaaggaggacaaGAAAGGAGGGAAGAAAGGCAAGGAGGAGCCTCCCACAAAAGGACAAAAGGAGGACAAGAAAGGAAAAGATAAAGGGAAGGCAAAGAAGGAGGAGTCAGAAGAGGAGTTcctgagtgaggaagaggaggaggaggaagaagaggaaaacTCTGATGATGATAGAGGGAGGGGTCGAGGGGGTAAATCTGCTAAGGGGAAGTCCCATGGTCGCCGCGGGGACGAAGATGAAGAatacgaagaagaagaagacgaggAGGACGAGGACGAGGACGACAGGGAGCGAAAGAAGAAGTCCAAAGATGGCCGTCATCATAAAGACaaaggagggaagggagaagagaaaaacaagaagaaagagaagaggaagaaggaggagcCTCCACAGCCTCCGGTTAAAGAGCTCCCTAAGAAGGGTCTGAAAAACGTGTCCAGGATGTTCCTGAGGTTTTCAGGGGTCCGGAGACGGAGGAACTCCAGGAAGAAGATGGGAGGAGCCTCCAGACTGTTCATGGGCCTGGGGAAACGTCTACGCAA AAACCGCGAGAACAAGGTGAAGAAGAAGACGCGCAGGGAGTCAATACTGAAAAACACATCTAAGTTCATGATACGGTTCAACCACTCCAAGAAGGTCAAGAAGTTGAAAGAGgcgaaggagaaggaggagaaggatggtGGGAAAAAGCAGTCCTACATGTTGATCAGACTGGGGAGAGGAACAGAAGGACAAGAGAAGAAAGTTGGGTTCTTTAACGGTCTGTTCAGGAAGAAAACGGCCAACGGAGCGCCGGACTTCAAGGCCCAGAGTCATTTGCTAGGGCAGGTTGCCGGGGCCACCAACTGGCTGACCAAGCGGTTTATCTCTACCAAGCATCGTCAGAGTGCCATGGGGGGACTGGGCTGGGCAGGGGGTGGGCAGAGATCAGGGTTTGGCCGTCAGGGAGGAGGGGTTCACAGCCGACAGGTCAGCACGAGGGGTCAGCAGGCACAGCGGGATCGTACCTATGGGTATCAGAACGGTGGCTATCAGCATGACGACGACGGGGATGATGTGTACGAGTACACAGAGGGGTACGACCAGCAGGTCATGGGGGGGTATGACCCCCGGGGGGTAGCAGGAGCAGGGGGATATCAGAGGCGGTCTGTAAAGGCTCACGGTGGTCATGGTTACGGTTGTGGTCATACTGGTTACGATGATCAGGAGGACCCCTACGGGCAGCAGCAGGTTGCCGGGGGTTGGGGCGATCAGGGGTATTACTATGACGACACAGGTGAGTACTACGATGTTCCGTCGCAGGACCTGGGTTATTACGAGGACGAGCCGGGGCTCTACGATGACGGGGGTGGTTACTatgatgaccagcagggtctCTATGACGACGAGGGCTGTGAATACTATGACCCCTaccaacagcaacaacaacaacagagttactaTGACAACCAGGTTGCCATGGGGGGTTACTATGGGCAGCTGCCGATGGGGATGTACGGAGAGGAAGGCAGGGCGATGGAGTACTATGACCCAATGGGAGCAGGGCAGGAGTACGATGAGTATGGCAATCTCTATGACGAGCAGATGATTATGGACCCCCAGTGGGGTCACTACGACAACGGGATGCAGGTCCAGGGGGGATTCTATGACGACGGGATGGGTGTGTATGAGGAGATGATGATGGGAGGTAGAGGGGGCGGTGGTCTTTACCAGGACTACCAGCTGCACTACAGCGAAAAGGGACTACCTTTCCCAGACTTCTCCTACAATGCCTACAACTCCCAGCAGCCAGGAACACAGATGCCTTATGGGTATGACCCCATGGGGGGAGAGATCCCCCTGCAGGGGGCTGAGATGGACTTCAGAGTGCCCAGGCCTCAGGTACGTCTGTTTGGGAAGGAGCGTCTGGACGTCCCCCCGGCACCTTTCCCCCCTCCTCCGCTACCCGGTCACAACGACAACATCCTATCGGAGATACAGTATGAGGAGCAGGACATGTCGAGGATGTCACCACAGCAACAGCTGTTGGCCCAGCAACAGAATATGATGTCGCAGCAGCAACAGATGATGGAGCAACAACAGCTGCTGATGTCACAGCTGACCACACCGCAAGAACAGACGATGTCACCGCACGGTATGATGATGTTACCAAAACAGCAGATGATGGACGACATGATGATGCAACAGCAACAACAGATGATGTCACCACACGATACGATGATGTCACAACAGCAGCCGATGATGTCACCACAGCAACAGATGGACAACATTATGATGCAACAGCAACTACATATGATGTCACGGCAACAAGGCATGATGTCCCCACACAATATGATGATGTCACCACAACAACAAATGATGTCAGCACAACAACAAACGATGGACGACATTATGATGCAACAGCAATTACATATGATGTCACAGCAACAACAGATGATGTCGCCACACGATATGATGTCACCACAACAACAGATGATGTCAGAGCGGATGCCCCAGGCCCCGACGGCCATGTTGATAAAGCAGCATAACGCCCCGAATGGGATGG CGAGCCCACCCTTCCCCGATGATGATGTCACCCCAGCAGCAGATGATATCCCAGCATCCCTCCCCCCGGGGCTCACCCCTGCCCACCCGcagcctctccccatccccccagcCATCCATGAGAGGCTTACCTCCCCTCGGCCGGAGACCCTCTGTTCTCCACAGGAGGATGTCTCCCCCCTCATCCTTCATGGCCTCACCCCACTCCCCGCATCGACGACTCCAGCCCCAACGCCCCCCTTCCCTGGCCCTCTCCCCCCGTCGCCCCCcgtctcctcccatctcccccgAGAATCCATGATCCGAcgttctccccctcctcccccgcgGCTCCATATGCAGAGTTATgcctcccccctcctcaccctctccctcccgtTTGGGGGAGGAAGTCCTTTGGAGCGAGGAAAGTCCTCCGCGgcactccttccccctcctcccccgtcgTCCCTCCCCCGTCGTGCCTCCCGCCCTGCCTCCCCCCAGGTTAGGACAAGACCAAGGGACTCCATCcacctcccaccctcctcccccatctcaaTGCGagcctccccatctccctccagaCGTAGTTTCTCTCCCGCACCTCGCCCcgcctcccccaccctctcccaccACTCCACGCGTCTCCTGCGACAAGGCGAAACCCCTCTGGTGCGCCCACGGTTCGGAGGTCGCGGCCCCGTACCCATGGGAACCGTCAGACCTTCCCCCATGGGAAGACGAGGACGACCGATCGCCCCAACCCAGAACGTCCCTCCCTTTAGAGCCTCAGTCCGCTCCAACCACACCgccctcaccctctcaccccGCCTCTCTCCCCGCCTCACTCACCACCCCTCACCCAAGATAGGCCATCGCCCTCCTCTAAGCCACAGGGAGTCGGGAAGGTACCTCCCTGGGAGACCTGTAGGCCGTGGTCGTCCGCTGATAAAGAGACAGTCTATTCGCGGACCGGGCATGGCACCTCCctctccccaaccctctctcaaatgctaccctcccctctcccctcacctctcccaccgcccctcctctcctcacccctccatacGTGCTTCCCCCTTACTCCCCCGCGCCCCGTCCCCGGACCCCTACTCTGACTCTTACGCCCAGGACCCCTATGGCCATTCAGAGCAGTTCGTTCCCTCCTCCCCAATGCTGCAGGGGGCGCTCCAGAACCAAACCCTCCGTAACGCGTCATTCACCTCTCCTCGCTTGCGGCCCATGTCACCGTACGCCCAACAGGTACCGGAGTACGCCCAGCCTTCCTCCCCCATGCTCCAGGGGGCGCTCCAGAACCAACAGCTACGTAACGCCTCTTTCACCTCCCCACTACAACAGCCTATGTCACCCTATGCTCAGGATATGGGGGGTTATGAAGACCCTATGATGCCTTCCTCACCCATGCTCCAGGGGGCGCTCCAGAACCAACAGCTACGTAATGCCTCATACACGTCACCGTTACAACGACCGATGTCCTCCTATGGCTCTATGGGCGGGTACGATGAACCTCTACCCCCTTCCTCCCCGATGCTAGGTAATGCTCTTCAGAACCAGGCGCTACGTGGAGCCTCGTTTGGAAGCCCGGCATTACAGCGTCGTGGGAACCCGTACGGTCCAGTGGTGACCAAATACGACTACCACTCCGAGCCCggcccctcccctctactccacAATGCCCTGCAGAACGCCAACATGACGAACGCCTCCTTTGGAACCCCGATGCTCCAGCGCCGAGGGGGCAACCCCTTCGGACCCATTGTCCCTGACTACCACGGAGCGTTGCAGAACCCACAGATGCGACAGATGGTTCAATCCCGGGGTGGCCTCCTTCCGCTCCGTTCCCCCTACGGACCGCTACAACCTGAGCCCCGGTTTGGCAACTCCCTCCAGAACCACAAAGTCCATGGGACGATCGTCACAGATCCACCAAACCTAGCGGCGGCTCTCATGAACACGGCGCTAAAGACGTCATCGTACACCTTACCGGACGGTACCATCGCTATCGGACCCCAGCAGCAGAAAAATCCGAACCTCTCGGCGGCATTATCGAACCCTTATCTCAAATCAGCGTCGTATACTCTACCAGACGGTACCATTATCATAGACCCCAGGAAACCGGTCTCACCGTCCCTCGGCCGCGCGCTCCAGAACCCAGCGATGATGAACACTTCCTACACTCTGCCGGACGGAACCATTAGAGACCCCAATGCTCCTATCTCCCCTAACCTGTCTTCCGCATTAAACAACCCTCACCTGAAATCAGCCTCGTATACGCTCCCTGACGGTTCGATTATCATCGACCCCAGGAAACCCAGATCTCCGAACCTCCTGGCGGCGTTATCCAACCCGTACCTGAAGACGATCTCCTACGAGCTCCCAGACGGTTCTATAATCATCGACCCGCGGAAACCCACCTCGCCCAATCTGTCCTCGGCACTCCTGAACCCGGCGATGCGGAATGCCAGCTACGCCCTAGAAGGAACTGTGATCACCGATCCCAACGCTCCGATCTCTCCGAACCTGTCTTCCGCATTGATGAACCCACACCTGAAGTCAGCCTCCTACACGCTACCGGACGGTTCTATCATCATCGACCCACGGAAACCCCGGTCCCCGAACCTGCTGGCAGCTCTACAGAACCCGTATCTGAAGTCAGTATCTTACGAACTGCCTGATGGAAGCGTCATCATCGATCCTCGTAAGCCTCGAGGGCCAGACCTGTCGGGAGCCCTGTCAGGCGCCCTGTCGCAGAACCAGGACCTGATTAACCAGAAACGGTACCGACTTGGGGACGGATCCCTTGTGATCCCTGGGCAAAAGCCCCGCCTCGGCGTCGCCCTGATGAACCAGAACATGAGGAAG GTGGACTATCGTCTAGGTGACAGCGGGGCACTGTCCGTCCGGCCCACCAACCCCAGGCTCTCTGAGGCGCTACAGGAGAACCGGGACCTCCTGAGCCCAAACCGGTACAGGCTGCCGGAACGCAATATGCTGATGCGGAAGTTTGGGAATCCGTACCTGGACGAGGCCCTGCAGAACACACAGCACCTCCGTTATGCATCGTACAG ACTGCCCCCGGGGCTACAGGGGCAGGATAACCGCTACGCTGTGGTTCCACCGTACGGGCCGCGATCTGGCCACTGGGCTGGCAACGCACGCTCCGGCCAGGAGGGGGATGATGTCTGGGCCTCCGAGAGGGTTCTACCGCACGGGACCGTGCAGAACCTCACCAAGTGGTCCATGTACCACGAGGTCATGGAGTCGGAGGGCATCACTCCCGCAGCACCGGGAAAACTGGGGGGAACGGGGGAACCGGACTGGAACCCTAATAGAGAGGGGGAACCCAACAGCTGGTACGAGAAG